ccagaccgtTTGTGAAGGTgccacacgaagaagggcctgtGTGGTGGCAGGCTGTCATAATCCCTCCTTTTCTGTTTGGGGGCGAGGCGTTATATGAAAGGGTTGTAGTCAGGAGGGAACACTCCTCTCCCAAGTTCTCATGTGGCCGGCCTTGGAGAGATCTGAACGAGACACAAAACCAAGAACAAGCGGATGGGGGGAAGGTATAGGAGgcaggaaaaccccagagagaACCGGCTTTGCAAAGTGCCAACATGGTTTTATTATCGCCAAACCCACTTTGCAATTAATAACTTCATTTGGCAGGAGCCACCTGGAAACGCATTCAAAAGAGGTATCTTACAAAACAAATACCAAATGAAAAGCAACCCAGGAGaattatctccacccccatcgttctgcccggacactgagatccagcgctgagggccttctggcggttccccacTGCgataagccaagttacagggaaccaggcagagggccttctcggtagtggcacccgcccagtggaatgccctcccgccagatgtcaaagaaataaacaactatctgacttttagaagacatctgaagacagccctgttcagggaagcttttcatatgTCATGAATGAATGTTTCGTCTGACCTCAATTACgcttgcctccaggtgttctccaggtggggggcacgCCAAATCAAGGTCCTCCCTGTCCTCTTTgtcctccccgtcctcctctggggggctcCCTGATTCTTCTTGTGGCTCTTCCTCCTtgatagccacttcagaggctgACTGCTGGTAGAGACAGGAccccagtggtggtggtggggagaagggagaaagagagcagcccaaaatgagagaggaacccacattgagtcgctagccagggaagccctacagtcCTGGcaccatggggggctggtccatcaggacaagtggggcagcaagcacacccttagcagccccctgcctgcctgcctgcccccttgctcctgagcagtccagaaggtggcctgaccaGCCGGCCGGCTGGCCggctggcttcctcctcctcctcctccccagcctcagggttgcccagctcagcagggcttccctcctgctctgtctgctacgtacctcattgagggagtcccaaagggattccagggaggacagggaggaaacactggaaaatggtgacatacttGGAGCCTGCAaggaaagatgcaaaaaacgagcaattaaaaaaccaaGCCAAacattaaaactcaaggcacccgtaactgaaacaacagtttcATCCTGCGGTatatatgcccccctccccttctgcctatCACcgcttaggccacggccacctacccagtcaggactgaggagatccagccgtcttgcggactcctcctcgccttttccttcaTCCTCCTTTTcatgggaaatgtcctcctcGATGGCTGACTGCTGGCAGAGACccagtggtggtggcagggagaaaggagaaagagagcagcccaaaatgagacaggaacccacacTAAGTCGCTaaccagggaagccctacagccctggcgccatggggggttggtccatcaggacaagtggggcagcaagcatacccttagcagccccctgcctgcctgcccccttgctcctgagcagtccagaaggtggcctgaccagccggccggccggcttcctcctcctcctcctcctccccagcctcagggttgcccagctcagcagggcttccctcctgctctgtctgctacgtacctcattgagggagtcccaaagggaatccagggaggacagggaggaaacactggaaaagggtgacatacttggaacctgcaaggaaagatgcaaaaaacgagcagttaaaaaaccaaaccaaacattaaaactcaaggcacccgtaactgaaacaacagtttcATCCTGCGGTTgatttgcccccctccccttctgcctatCACcgcttaggccacggccacctacccagtcagggcttaGGAGATCCAGCCGTTTTGCGGactcctcgccttttccttcaTTGTCCTTTTCATGGAAAATGTCCTCCTCGATGGCTGACTGCTGGCAGAGACccagtggtggtggcagggagaaaggagaaagagagcagcccaaaatgtttattgcttttaaacattacaaagaagaagaaaaagaagagaagaaaaaaaaacccaatacaatacaatatataaacaatacacaacacaacactaACACAATAAACTaaacataaccaaacaaaaacattttaaaacacacttcTTACCATACCAGTATCTTAActttcattcccttgtttcattgacctcctcacacctccctttttgtattccacttctgttaattatttcagcaaatcctttccatcttcctctatttctgtcatataattgtcttaacatattttaaccttattttccctttaatactctaatAATCTATTCCAGTTCCCAAAAATCAGCAGATTCCTGTGTAAGAAAGTCCATCAAAACTTCCCTCTCCAGTTCAGGcagggctctgatcctcaaagtCTGTTTTCCTTTAGATTCAATCATAACAGGCATCAACTTATGATCATCAAATTGCATGTATGAGGCTGggactctttctctctccaattGTGTTACTTTAGGTTCAACGGCAACAGCTTTCTCCCTAGCCTTCTCCGCAGTTTGCCaagtcaaagtagattcctgtgtcAATTTCTGGAtagtttctgtattggtattcaccttttgtcccaaaaAATCCAccttcttgtgaagctgttccaatgAATCATTTCTCTTACATAATACAgccactaaggcctcttctgtcgacattcttAACCGATTCAAGGTCATTCCCAAAGTCTCACAgccttatcttgcagctggaaattcccccagCTCAGCTCTTGTAATAGTTTCAAAGGCTTCCTCTagagggaaacagtttctatttgtatcaATCCTTTTAAGCACAGTTCAAACAATaaagttagtttcaattttcagttacttttactcctttttaagaGCAGACGGAGAGAATAGAAACAATGTATCTCTCTGTAGCTGTCAGCGAATGTTCTATTCACTGTCAACGACCAATCCAAAAACGTCAGTCttactagcagcccgtttccaggtttGGAGCGGTGGTATTTTGactttcttcactctctcctgcaggcacaCACAATCCAaaacttcccccctcttctcctgcttccaaggggggtttgatGTTTTctaccgatggaaatttagtcctgTACAataggctttccaagactttagcttacagtctctttgctgtgatctatttacaaaaggggaaggcggacttcctgttttgaaccacCCCGTTTCGGTGTCAAATTAAgacgtttaaaaatccaattctccgCTCTACTCACAGGTAGTTGCTTTAagatcaaattgtccacaggaaaaagtcagcgctctctggcaacagctatgcggcttcgctccgtggaagaagcagtcAATTCGAAGCACCGTGACACTCACCCCACGTTGCTCCGGAACCCCGAAACTGGGTTTCCCCACGAgtgggggaggcgcaaaaggtgccagccgaatcccaggttcacaggcttcacccgccggtgatttttagtgggtctccgccttcgccatgGCGGCCAGACCCAGATTTCCACGAGGCAAATgtctcccgatcagaggaattcagccattgccggaggcgccaacccggaagtccgagagcagcccaaaatgagacaggaacccagaaggcaaactctcctgcccacattgagtAGCTAGCCAGGGAAGACCTACAGCCCTGgtgccatggggggctggtccatcaggacgagtggggcagcaagcacagcacattaactctcaaggcacccataattgAAACAACAGAACAGCGGCATAGCCAGCCGCTCGGGTGCCCAGTTCAACGCGGGGGTCCTGCAGGTGGGGGGCGCTACCTGGAGCCTatctgctgcctccccctcagctgtagggcggctgagggagaggcagagggcagacgcaagccccacgctgccgtttcaggcagcgcccagcctgcaggggcccaagccaccatgtcactcccaggagagacgctaGGATCAGGCActctacagccccccccccccggtaagtgccagcccccacggtgtggcgcccagtgccagccacgttttttgactcaactaaaaggtttggtgagcccaatttttatttttattttaaactcggCTTTTtgtccttttgccacccccctcagtgatgacacctggggtggcccccaatcccccaccctcctttctctgcagctgcaacagaaaaaaaggactccaaactcccttagcagtttcctgctggtcccctcaccatttTCCCAGGCGTCAATCGTCTCACTTTGCAGTTGCAGATAAGGCACCCAAAGGCTGCTGATCAAGGCAGGGCTTGGTCTCAACTGCCAAGTGAGGTTGGGATTCTgagccgatgtcacagccaggttccgatcagtccatttcctccaaaggggggggggacctgcttcccctgagggtgaccgctgaacacaccacccaagagaaaaagaaggagaagaggagagaaatcttttaattctgtagcaagaaagaatgagtgccaggagttttttttccctgcactcctccattgcaacacctattattattattattattattattattatcattctagatttaatgaacactcatatcagagtaCATTGTAAATTGATagccatagtctttatatactaacatTTTATGTTCTTCCACATCCGTTTAATGCTCCTAAACccttcttttagcttcttttagcttcttttagacttttatatatactttgtgaTTATTACTTTTTAGCTGTCCAAAACGTTTTACAGACTGTAAATGATTGTACCTcaccctactgatgctggtctactaagGTAATAAAGAtctgattgattgaaatgaaataTCCTAGTAATGCAGTGATCGcacactaatgtaatgtattcctctccccccaaattcatacttcaTTACTcattaatattagtaataataatgaaataagtccggccagaggctcctcccagctttgccTTGACCCTCCCAGTGGGCGTGACCACTCCCCACTAAGCCCcgcccacctcttgccttccccAGCTCCACTCTCCCCGCCTCCTTTCACAATAGCTCACCCGGATTGGCGTAGGCGGCCTGCCACTCTCGTGAGCACaggagcctcccctcccctcccttcccgctTGCCTCGCCCGCCCCGCCCTTCGCCCTTGCCCCGCGCTGATTGGCCAAGACGGAGGCCTGTAAGGGGCGTGGCCTGGCGGAGGGAGGCGGAGCGAGGGCGCCAGAAGCAGCTGGAGGAAGGAGGCAGCTGAAGGGGGGGGCTGAGTCCTCAGCGTGGTCGGCAGCGGGAGGCgcatgggggaaatgggggggggagtaacaGAGTTGGACCCCCCTTTTAAAGACAAACAGAacccctccagcaccagaattcaaaagcatccattcttcttgatggtccagctctcacttccatccatctcaactgggaaaaccagagcttgaactatacggacccttgttggcaaggtgatgtctctgctttttaagatgctgtccaggtttgtcattgcttttctcccaagaagcaggcgtctctaaatttcgtggctgctgtcaccatctgcagtgatcatggagcccaagcaagtgaaatctctccctgcctccatttcttccccttctatttgccaggatgtgaggggaccagtggccaggatctacgttttttggatgttgagcttcagaccaataGCTTAGGGGACTTAAAGTCTGTGGCTCTgacccctccccattttaacGGCCCCTTCCAGCTGAGGGGAGGGGGCGGCTTGCTTCctggcctcccctcccctctgggttgaaattggggggggggtgatgcccTTACTGATCCATGGGGGGGGGCTTATAAATGTGACTCTCCCCCCCATTCTGAAATCAGGGAGGTTGTAaccggagaaaagaacagaggagtGACTTCGCCGGTGGCGCCCTGAATTTTGATCCTGTGTTTTGTTCGCcaaccctttgttgttgtttttaaaaagatatttattgaagtttcaaacatgttacaaaataagaaaaaaagagaaaaaagagaaaaaatacaaattaaaaacaattaaaaacaaatcaatcttttcatgtcttgtctttcatttgcttgtttccttgacctcctcacacctcccttttttgtattccaattcagttAGTTACtccagcaaatcctttccttccttatttttatcttaatcctttaccTTAATGTATTATAGCTTTGTATTCTCACCTagtaacaatccatttttacatattcctttataacattactgctaaaaccacttaacttcattccgacatcattctaacattcattaattttgcagtatttatgtaagtagtctttaaatttcttccaatcttcttccaccgactcttctccctggtctcggattctttCGCCGACTCTTTGCACGTGTTGCAGACCTGCACGTCTGTAGCTCAACCCCGTGCAGCGTAGCGTACAGCGATCCCCTTcgtttcctcctttcccccattcATAAAGTGCTTGACCAATCCCCAAGCGCCCTTCCTGACAGCGCCCTCTTTCCTTTGCCAATCCGAAGCGCGGGATCAGGAGAGGTTGCGAAGCATCGCCCTCTAGCGACGACTGCGCTGGTACTGCAGCTGCCAAAGCAGGGAAGGGCGAAGAAGCCATGGACACCAACGGGCTGCATTTGAGCGACCCTCCATTGAGGAGGAATCTGGAGAAATAAATCAGAATAAATCCTTCCCGGGACGGGTTGGCATCCTGCCCAGGCTGCTTCTTCAGGGGGAAGGTGGCCATCCGAGGAGGAGCTTGGGGCTGAGCCTGGCATTGCCCTCATCTCTGAACCTGCCCTATGGCATAAGGGTCAAGCCCTCCATCCTGACTTGGGAGGGTCGGACACCAACCCATCCAGGAAACAATGTCCTCCCGGTCTCAGTGTATTGGAAAGACAAAGGTCTGGAGGGTCAGAGATGGCAGGTATTTCCCTTTGCCTTACATTTGGGATGGACACGGCATCAGTTTTCACCCCAGTACCACACCTGTTCTATGACATGTTCACGACAGGTGTGTGATGCTTCCAACAAGGTGTTGGGGGTAACCTGgagaaactttttaaaaggaggagCCCCCATTGTTTGGGGCTTCTCTCTGCATCTTCTATGCTGTATTCGCGAGTCATTGTTAtcggaaagtttttcctgatgttggtttggaatctcctttcttgtaactttacaATAATGTTCTGACtttatatacatacagtggtacctcgggttacagacgcttcaggttacagactcccctaacccagaaatagtacctcgggttaagaactttgcttcaggatgagaacagaaatcacgtggcagcggcgaggcggcagcaggaggccccatcagctaaaatggtacctcaggttaagaacaatttcaggttaagaacagaatttGTATCTATAAACCAATAGCAAGAGATTCAGATGACGTTAAAGAATGAGTTTATCAATCAGGTACCAATCAGAACAAAGTGAATGGTCAGAAATAACATCTCAACtgcgaaaagaagaatggttggtgtaaacccgaaaccaacttaataattgcatttcaatgggtctgctttaggtttcattgcaatcaagacgatgagataataataataataataataataataataataataataataataataataataataataataatattgctttccctggccactctgggcggctcccaacagaatattaaaagcactataaaaatcacagccacaacatgcatttaaagcatttttggagctctaaattgcaggtaaaacaactggcgggtggccaaggccattttggcctctgttgtccAGGGCGCCGGAGCCGCGGGACGtcgggaaaagggggaagccCTTCTAGGTGCCTCCAAGGGAATGAGGAAAAGGACGAGGTCTCTTGGAGGCTTCCTGGGTTATGTGGGTTTATTAGTATAATAATTGGTTATTCTGAGTTTattagcaggccaggaggaaggttgcgcagggcagcctgggaagggcgagggaaaggctgtgaggaaaagccttgtctctttttccatcgctctgcccctccatcaagttTAAATGGAAGAATCCAAATACGcctagagaaaaataaaatgataggaaacaggatccttctttggagaagaaggggcagcaaagcatgctgggaagaaggacctgagggaaatgaaacctaacaaaggataatttatcaataaagctaatatgTGAAACCTAACAAAAGACAcctggggatttatttatttggttatacagtggtacctcgggttaataacttaattcgttctggaggtcagttcttaacctgaaactgttcttatcctgaggtaccactttagctaatggggcctcctggtgccaccacgcgatttctgttctcatcctgaggcaaagttcttaatagcatttctgggctagcggagtctgtaacatgaagcgtatgtaatccgaggtaccactgtacactggaaGAACGGCTAAATTTCAAATtataggaaacaggatccttgtttgtgagaagaaggggcagcaaagcatgctgggaagaaggacctgagggaaatgaaacctaatagaggttaatttatccataaagctaataagtgaaaccTAACGAAAGACACTTTCAGATGTATTTATTCAGTTAAACATTGGAAAAtgggtaaatttcaattataggaaacaggatccttgtttggagaagaaggggcagcaaagcatgctgggaagaaggacgtgagggaaatgaaacctaataaagggtaatttatcaataaagctaataagtgaaaccTAACGAAAGACACTTTCAGATGTATTTATTCAGTTATACGTTGGAAAAtgggtaaatttcaattataggaaacaggatccttgtttggagaagaaggggcagcaaagcatgctgggaagaaggacgtgagggaaatgaaacctaataaagggtaatttaccaataaagctaataagtgaaaccTAACCAAAGACAATTTGGGATTAATTTATTTAGTTATACATTGGAAAATGAGTAAATTTCAATTATAGGACACAGGAGACTTGTTTGTGAGATgatggggcagcaaagcatgctgggaagaaggacgtgagagaaatgaaatgaaacctaatagaggttaatttatccatGAAGCTAATAAGCGAAGCCAAACATAAGACTCCTTGAGATTGAATTatttggttatacactggaaaaacgaGTAAATTTCAAAGTTATTCATGCTGGGATTCAACCATGGGCCTGATGgagctggcagtgcatgctgggaagtctgcCGGCGGAGGCTGGCGGGAGTTGCAGGGCCTTTTgaaggtggccccttcccctccgagggCCACATGACCCTCCTCCTCCGCCAGGGACACCAGCGCCTGCAGCCCGTCCAGCTGGCCAGAGTCAACCAagggccggagaggctggcagggacggggcccccaggtgagcccgggagagagagagaggggcccctggggggatctgcactctgcacgccctcagaggccgaagaggctggcagggacggggcccccggtgagcccgggagagagaggggcccctggggggtggatgctgcactctgcacgccctcagaggccagagaggctggcagggacggggcccccaggtgagcccgggagacagaggggcccctggggggatctgcactctgcacgccctcagaggccggagaggctggcagggacggggcccccaggtgagcccgggagagagagagaggggcccctggggggatctgcactctgcacgccctcagaggccggagaggctggcagggacggggcccccaggtgagcccgggagacagaggggcccctggggggatctgcactctgcacgtcctcagaggccggagaggctggcagggacggggcccccaggtgagcccgggagagagagagaggggaccctggggggatctgcactctgcacgccctcagaggccggagaggctggcagggacggggcccccaggtgagcccgggagagagaggggcccctggggggtggatgctgcactctgcacgccctcagaggccagagaggctggcagggacggggcccccaggtgagcccgggagacagaggggcccctggggggatctgcactctgcacgccctcagaggccggagaggctggcagggatggggcccccaggtgagcccgggagagagagagaggggcccctggggggatgtgcaatctgcacgccctcagaggccggagaggctggcagggggagggcccccaggtgagccccggAGAGAGGGGAGCCCCTTGGGGGATCTGCagtctgcacgccctcagaggccggagaggctggcagggacggggcccccaggtgagcccgggagagagagagaggggcccctggggagatctgcactctgcacaccctcagaggccggagaggctggcagggacggggccctcatgtgagcccgggagagagaggggcccctggggggtggatcctgcactctgcacgccctcagaggccagagaggctggcaggggcagtgaccccaggtgagcccgggaaagagaggggcccctggggggatttgcactctgcacaccctcagaggccggagaggctggcagggacggggcccccaggtgagcccgggagagagaggggccctggGGGGTGGatcctgcactctgcacgccctcagaggccggagaggctggcagggacggggcccccaggtgagcccgggagagagaggggcccctggggggtggatgctgcactctgcacgccctcagaggccagagaggctggcagggacagggcccccaggtgagcccgggagagagagagaggggcccctggggggtggatgctgcactctgcacgccctctgaggccggagaggctggcagggacagggcccccaggtgagcccgggagagagagagaggggcccctggggggatctgcactctgcacgccctctgaggccggagaggctggcagggacggggcccccaggtgagcccgggagagagagagaggggcccctggggggatctgcactctgcacgccctcagaggccggagaggctggcagggacggggcccccaggtgagcccgggagagagagagagggccccTGGgtggatctgcactctgcacgccctcagaggccggagaggctggcagggacggggcccccaggtgagcccaggagagagaggggcccctggggggatctgcactctgcacgtcctcagaggccggagaggctggcagggacggggcccccaggtgagcccgggagagagagagaggggcccctggggggatctgcactctgcacgccctcagaggccagagaggctggcagggacagggcccccaggtgagcccgggagagagagaggggggcccctggggggatctgcactctgcacgccctcagaggctggagaggctggcagggacggggcccccaggtgagcccgggagaaagagagaggggcccctggggggatctgcactctgcacgccctctgaggccggagaggctggcagggacggggcccccaggtgagcccaggagagagaggggcctctggggggatctgcactctgcacgccctcagaggccggaggctggcagggacggggcccccaggtgagcccgggagagagaggggccctggggggatctgcactctgcacgccctcagaggccggagaggctggcagggacggggcccccaggtgagcccgggagagagaggggccctggGGGGTGGatcctgcactctgcacgccctcagaggccggagaggctggcagggacggggccctcagctgagcccgggagagagaggggcccctgg
This genomic stretch from Podarcis muralis chromosome 18, rPodMur119.hap1.1, whole genome shotgun sequence harbors:
- the LOC114590114 gene encoding uncharacterized protein LOC114590114 isoform X7; the encoded protein is MQSAIEEDIFHEKDNEGKGEESAKRLDLLSPDWVPSMSPFSSVSSLSSLDSLWDSLNEQSAIEEDISHEKEDEGKGEEESARRLDLLSPDWAPSMSPFSSVSSLSSLESLWDSLNEQSASEVAIKEEEPQEESGSPPEEDGEDKEDREDLDLACPPPGEHLEASVIEDCEEERPPKTPNCLASIISRIRKIFRRSPPPAPPVPPGQPSTRASSGAQAERRPLCTRLRRWMRQHRSCVHPEPRS
- the LOC114590114 gene encoding uncharacterized protein LOC114590114 isoform X3; this translates as MTLNRLRMSTEEALVAVLCKRNDSLEQLHKKVDFLGQKQSAIEEDIFHEKDNEGKGEESAKRLDLLSPDWVPSMSPFSSVSSLSSLDSLWDSLNESAIEEDISHEKEDEGKGEEESARRLDLLSPDWAPSMSPFSSVSSLSSLESLWDSLNEQSASEVAIKEEEPQEESGSPPEEDGEDKEDREDLDLACPPPGEHLEASVIEDCEEERPPKTPNCLASIISRIRKIFRRSPPPAPPVPPGQPSTRASSGAQAERRPLCTRLRRWMRQHRSCVHPEPRS
- the LOC114590114 gene encoding uncharacterized protein LOC114590114 isoform X1 yields the protein MTLNRLRMSTEEALVAVLCKRNDSLEQLHKKVDFLGQKQSAIEEDIFHEKDNEGKGEESAKRLDLLSPDWVPSMSPFSSVSSLSSLDSLWDSLNEQSAIEEDISHEKEDEGKGEEESARRLDLLSPDWAPSMSPFSSVSSLSSLESLWDSLNEQSASEVAIKEEEPQEESGSPPEEDGEDKEDREDLDLACPPPGEHLEASVIEDCEEERPPKTPNCLASIISRIRKIFRRSPPPAPPVPPGQPSTRASSGAQAERRPLCTRLRRWMRQHRSCVHPEPRS
- the LOC114590114 gene encoding uncharacterized protein LOC114590114 isoform X2 — encoded protein: MTLNRLRMSTEEALVAVLCKRNDSLEQLHKKVDFLGQKQSAIEEDIFHEKDNEGKGEESAKRLDLLSPDWVPSMSPFSSVSSLSSLDSLWDSLNEQSAIEEDISHEKEDEGKGEEESARRLDLLSPDWAPSMSPFSSVSSLSSLESLWDSLNESASEVAIKEEEPQEESGSPPEEDGEDKEDREDLDLACPPPGEHLEASVIEDCEEERPPKTPNCLASIISRIRKIFRRSPPPAPPVPPGQPSTRASSGAQAERRPLCTRLRRWMRQHRSCVHPEPRS
- the LOC114590114 gene encoding uncharacterized protein LOC114590114 isoform X5 yields the protein MKVKILQSAIEEDIFHEKDNEGKGEESAKRLDLLSPDWVPSMSPFSSVSSLSSLDSLWDSLNEQSAIEEDISHEKEDEGKGEEESARRLDLLSPDWAPSMSPFSSVSSLSSLESLWDSLNEQSASEVAIKEEEPQEESGSPPEEDGEDKEDREDLDLACPPPGEHLEASVIEDCEEERPPKTPNCLASIISRIRKIFRRSPPPAPPVPPGQPSTRASSGAQAERRPLCTRLRRWMRQHRSCVHPEPRS
- the LOC114590114 gene encoding uncharacterized protein LOC114590114 isoform X4, which gives rise to MTLNRLRMSTEEALVAVLCKRNDSLEQLHKKVDFLGQKSAIEEDIFHEKDNEGKGEESAKRLDLLSPDWVPSMSPFSSVSSLSSLDSLWDSLNEQSAIEEDISHEKEDEGKGEEESARRLDLLSPDWAPSMSPFSSVSSLSSLESLWDSLNEQSASEVAIKEEEPQEESGSPPEEDGEDKEDREDLDLACPPPGEHLEASVIEDCEEERPPKTPNCLASIISRIRKIFRRSPPPAPPVPPGQPSTRASSGAQAERRPLCTRLRRWMRQHRSCVHPEPRS
- the LOC114590114 gene encoding uncharacterized protein LOC114590114 isoform X6 yields the protein MKVKILSAIEEDIFHEKDNEGKGEESAKRLDLLSPDWVPSMSPFSSVSSLSSLDSLWDSLNEQSAIEEDISHEKEDEGKGEEESARRLDLLSPDWAPSMSPFSSVSSLSSLESLWDSLNEQSASEVAIKEEEPQEESGSPPEEDGEDKEDREDLDLACPPPGEHLEASVIEDCEEERPPKTPNCLASIISRIRKIFRRSPPPAPPVPPGQPSTRASSGAQAERRPLCTRLRRWMRQHRSCVHPEPRS
- the LOC114590114 gene encoding uncharacterized protein LOC114590114 isoform X8, with the protein product MSAIEEDIFHEKDNEGKGEESAKRLDLLSPDWVPSMSPFSSVSSLSSLDSLWDSLNEQSAIEEDISHEKEDEGKGEEESARRLDLLSPDWAPSMSPFSSVSSLSSLESLWDSLNEQSASEVAIKEEEPQEESGSPPEEDGEDKEDREDLDLACPPPGEHLEASVIEDCEEERPPKTPNCLASIISRIRKIFRRSPPPAPPVPPGQPSTRASSGAQAERRPLCTRLRRWMRQHRSCVHPEPRS